The following DNA comes from Streptomyces sp. NBC_00690.
CCAGCCGAGTCCACCGCCTGATCCGTCACGGGCCACGCTCCCGTCCCAGTCCGCGAACGGGTCCCCGTTCGCGCACGAGTCAAGCCCGTAGGGTCATCCGTACGGACCTTCCGAGCGTAGTTCACTCTCTGCGACGAACCGTGGCGCACATGTCCGACAGATCACCTGATCGGATTAAAGATCTCACCGCACTATCCGATCATCGGACGTCTGCTCCCGTACGGGTACGAGAGCGGACACGCCGCGAAGGGCCCAGGTCGGGTCAGGCGTCGAAGGGGCGCGCGGGCCAAGGGGCGTCCGCCGGGCGGAGCGTGTCCAGTCCCGCCGACAGCGCTGCGGCGACCGCCAGCACCCCCACCACCAGGCAGTTGTTGTGCAACCGGCCGGCGAGCGCACCGTGCACCAGCTCCGGGAGCGGCACCCGGGCGAGCTCCATGTCCGCCTCTTCTTCACTGACCTCGAAGCGCTGGCCCTCGGCTTCCGACAGATCACGGGCGAGGAAGATCCGGACGGCTTCGTCACAACCGCCGGGGGTCGTGTACACGTCGGTCAGCACCCACCACTGCTCGGCCTTGATGTGCGCCTCTTCGTAGAGCTCGCGCTGTGCGGCGTGCAGCGGGTTCTCCCCTGGCACGTCGAGCAGTCCGGCCGGGATCTCCCACAGCCGTTGCCGCACGGGGTGCCGGTACTGGCGCAGCACGACGACCCGGTCCTCGGCGTCGAGGGCGAGGACGGCGACCGACCCGGGATGCACCTGGTAGTCCCGGCGGACGACCGAGCCGTCGGGCATGACCACCTCGTCGGTGCGGACGCTGGTCTTCTTGCCCTGGAACGGGACCTCGGTCGCGGTCACCTGCCATTCCTCGGCGATGTCCTCGATGCTCCTGGCGCTGTCGGCGCTGTGCATGTGTCTTTGCCCTCCCGCAAACGGAAACCGGGGTGGAGATCTCATAGGGATCTCCACCCCGGTCAACGGTAATGCCTGTGCTCTATTCGCCCGACTGACGCTCCACGGCGGCCTTCACCAGACCGGCGAAGAGCGGGTGCGGACGGGTCGGCCGGGACCGCAGCTCCGGATGGGCCTGGGTGGCGACCAGATAGGGGTGCGTCTCGCGCGGGTACTCGACGTACTCGACCAGCTTGTTGTCCGGGCTGGTCCCGGAGAAGACGATGCCCGCCTTCTTCTCCAGTTCGGCGCGGTAGGCGTTGTTCACCTCGTAGCGGTGGCGGTGGCGCTCCTCGACGTAGGGCTGGTCGTCGTAGACCTCCCGGACGATCGAGCCTTCGGCGAGCTTGGCCGGGTAGAGGCCGAGCCGCATGGTGCCGCCGAGGTCGCCCGCGCCCTCCACATAGGCCAACTGCTCCTCCATGGTGGAGATCACCGGGTGGGCGGTCGTCGGTTCGAACTCGGTGGAGTTGGCGTCGGGAATCTCCGCGAGGTTGCGGGCGGCCTCGATGACGATGCACTGGAGACCCAGACAGAGCCCGAGCAGCGGGATCTTGTTCTCACGGGCGTACTGGATGGCGCCGACCTTGCCGCTGACGCCGCGGTCGCCGAAACCACCGGGGATGCAGATCCCGTCCACGTCGGACAGTTGGCCCTTGGCTCCGGCCGGGGTCTTGCACTCGTCGGAGGGGACCCACTTGACCTTGACGCGGGCCTTGTTGGCGAAGCCTCCGGCGCGCAGCGCCTCGGTCACCGAGAGATAGGCGTCGGGCAGGTCGATGTACTTGCCGACCAGGGCGATCTTGACCTCGTGGTCGGGGTTGTGCACCCGGTCCAGCAGATCGGCCCAGGTCGTCCAGTCCACGTCGCGGAAGGGCAGGTCGAGCTTGCGGACCACATAGGCGTCGAGGCCCTCGGTGTGGATGACCTTGGGGATGTCGTAGATGGAGGGAGCGTCGGGGCAGGCGATGACCGCCGCCTCGTCCACGTCGCACATCAGCGAGATCTTGCGCTTGATGGCGATCGGCACCTCACGGTCCGCGCGCAGCACGATCGCATCTGGCTGGATACCGATGTTGCGCAGCGCGGCGACGGAGTGCTGCGTGGGCTTGGTCTTCAGCTCACCGGACGGGCCGATGTACGGCAGCAGGGAGATGTGGACGACGAAGACGTTGTCCCGGCCGACCTCGTGGCGGACCTGACGGACGGTCTCCAGGAACGGCAGTGACTCGATATCGCCCACCGTGCCACCGACCTCGGTGATCACGACGTCGACGTCGTCGGTCGCCATCCGACGGATGCGGTGCTTGATCTCGTTGGTGATGTGCGGGATGACCTGGACGGTGTCGCCGAGGTACTCGCCGCGCCGCTCCTTGGCGATCACCTGGGAGTAGACCTGGCCGGTGGTGACGTTGGCCGACCCGTCGAGATCGACGTCGAGGAAGCGCTCGTAGTGGCCGATGTCGAGGTCGGTCTCGGCGCCGTCGTTGGTGACGAACACCTCGCCGTGCTGGAACGGGTTCATCGTTCCGGGGTCGACGTTCAGATAGGGGTCGAGCTTCTGCATGGTGACCCGCAGTCCCCGCGCCTTCAGCAGCGCACCCAGGCTGGAGGCCGTGAGGCCCTTGCCGAGGGAGGAGGCGACACCCCCGGTGACGAAGATGTGCTTGGTCGTCACGGATGACAAGGATCGTGTCGGCATCGCCAAGAGGGGGCTCCCGTGGTCGCGAGGTGAAGTGTGCGTACCGGCGTCCCAGCTGTTCGGGGAGTGCCGTCGCTGCGGTTGCGGGGCTCCTGATGTTGCACAGGCCGGCCACCGGTCCACGGGGTACCAGGGTATCAGCGACCGCGGGAGACTGCTTCCGGCCACGCGCACCCACTTGCGCACCTCCCTCAACAGAGGATCACCCATGGCTCACCCGTTCGGCGTAGTCGCGTTGTCGAGATCGCCACGCGGACGTCTTCGGTGCGTCGTATCCTGCTCGGACACTCGCTCTGCCGAGCGATGCAAAAGGGCGCGCTAAGCGCATCGAGCAGGGCGGCAGTGGGCGACGTGGGACAGGCCACAAGCGACATCCCGCACGTCAACCCGTAAGCCTTCTGCTCGTCAACCACCCTTGACCGCAGCAGCAAGCGCCCCACGGGGCGGACGTGGCCGTTCGACTGGAGATGCACGTGGCCGGGCGCATCGAGGATTACGCACTCATCGGGGACATGCAGACAGCTGCGCTGGTCTGCCGGGACGGCACTGCCGACTGGCTGTGCCTGCCCCGTTTCGACTCGCACGCTGTTTTTGCCGGACTCCTCGGGACCGAGGAACACGGCTTTTGGAGACTGGGCCCGGCCCACTCCAAGAACGAGGAACCACCGGCCGCCGACCGGCGCCGCTATCGCGGTGACTCCCTGATCCTGGAATCGGAGTGGGACACCCCGCGCGGCACGGTCCGCGTGATCGACTTCATGCCGCCTCGCGACGGCGCGCCCCAGCTGATCAGGATCGTGGAGGGCGTCAGCGGACGGGTCAAGATGCGTTCGGCCCTGCGGATGCGCTTCAGCTACGGCCGGATCACCCCCTGGGTGCACAAGGTCGACGGACGCACCGTTGCGGTCGCCGGACCGGACTCGGTCTGGTTGGACACCGACATGGAGACCTACGGAGAGGATCTGACGACCTACTCCGACTTCACCGTCGGACCGGGCGAGCGGGTGGCCTTCACCATCAGCTGGCAGCCCTCGCACCGCACCCCGCCCGCGCTCCCTGAGCCCGAGGCGTCGCTGACGGCGACCGCGGACTTCTGGCGCGAATGGGTGGAGCACTGTACGTACCACGGCCCCTACCGCGAGGCCGTCGTCCGCTCGCTGATCACGCTCAAGGCGCTGACCTACGCACCCACCGGCGGGATCGTCGCCGCCCCGACCACCTCCCTGCCCGAGGAGATCGGCGGCGTACGGAACTGGGACTACCGGTACACCTGGCTCCGGGACGCGGCGATCACGCTGTCCTCGCTGCTGCGCACCGGATACCGGGAGGAGGCGAGGGCGTGGCGGGAATGGCTGCTGCGCGCGGTCGCGGGCGACCCGGAGAACCTCCAGATCATGTACGGCATCGCCGGCGAGCGCGAGCTCGGTGAAGCCGAGCTTGACTGGCTGCCCGGGTACGAGAACTCCACCCCGGTACGCGTCGGCAACGGAGCCGCCCATCAGCTCCAGCTCGACGTCTATGGAGAGGTCACCGAGGCGCTGCACCTGGCCCATATGACGGGTCTGGCACGCAACGACTACGCCTCGCTGCTCCAGCTCAAGCTGATCCAGTACCTGGAGGACCACTGGACGGAGCCGGACGAGGGCATCTGGGAGGTCCGCGGACCGCGGCGCCACTTCGTGCACTCCAAGGTGATGGCGTGGGTCGCCGTCGACCGGACGATCAAGCTGATCGAGTCGGGCGACGCGGACGGGCCGGTGGAGCGGTGGAGGCAACTGCGCGAGGACATCCACCGCGATGTCTGCGACAAGGGGTACGACCCCGAACGCAACACGTTCACGCAGTCCTACGGTTCCAAGGAACTGGACGCCTCGCTGCTCCTCATCCCGCAGATGGGCTTCCTACCGCCCGATGACAAGCGGGTCATCGGCACCATCGAGGCCATCCAGCGCGAGCTGTCCACGGAGGACGGCTTCGTGCTGCGCTACCCGACCGCGGGCGCTGACGCCGGCGTCGACGGTCTCGCGGGTGACGAGGGCGCATTCCTCGCCTGCTCCTTCTGGCTCGCGGACGACCTCGCGATGATCGGAAGGGTCGACGAGGCGCGCAAGCTCTTCGAGAAGCTCCTCTCCCTCCGCAACGACCTCGGCCTCCTCGCCGAGGAATGGGACTCCAAGCACCAGCGGCAGGTCGGGAACTTCCCGCAGGCGTTCAGCCATGTCCCGCTGATCGACACGGCACTGCGGCTGACAGCCTCCGGGGCGTACGGGGGCTGACACCCCCCTGAATCCCCCGGCGGTCTGCTGGCAGTCCGCTGGCAGGGACCGCGCACCGCCGACCGACCCCGGGCGGGGACCGTTCAACCGATCGGTCCCCGCCCTTCGGGCTTACGATGGGAAGGTCTCGTAGCGCCCTCGGAAGGGGGCACACCATGGCGCCCCAAGGCGTGGCGGAGACCTCGCTCAGAAGTCTTCGCCAGCAACTGACAGGCGAGGCCATCGTCCCCGGCGACGCCGGGTACGACGAGGCCCGCACCGTCTTCAACGGAATGATCGATCGGCATCCCGCCGTCATCGTCCAGTGCCACGATCCGACCGACGTCTCCCACGCCGTCCGGTTCGGTCGCAATCACGATCTGGCCATCGCGGTGCGCGGCGGCGGCCACAGCGTCGCCGGAATGGCCGTCAACGACGGCGGACTGGTCATCGACCTACGACACCTCCACGAGGTCAGCGTCGACCCCAAGGCACTCACCGCCCGAATCGGCGGCGGCGCCACCATGAGCCAGCTGGACCGCGCCACCCAGCCCCACCGACTCGCGACCACCGGCGGCCGGGCGTCCACGACCGGTGTCGGGGGCTTCACCCTCGGTGGCGGATCGGGCTGGTTGGAGCGGAAGTTCGGGCTCGCCTGCGACAACCTGCTCGCCGCCGAAGTGGTGACGGCCGACGGCCGCACCGTCCACACCAGCGCCGACGAACACCCCGAACTCTTCTGGGCCCTCCACGGCGGGGGCGGGAACTTCGGCGTGGCCACCTCGCTCACCCTCGCCCTGCATCCCCTGCCCGCGTTCTCCATGGCCCTCCTCCTCTTCCTCCCCGAGGACGGACCCGAGGCCGTTCGCGCCTTCCGCGACTTCGTGGACACCGCGCCCGATTCCATCGGCGGCGCCGTGATCTACCTGAGCGGACCGCCCGAGCCGTTCGTGCCCGAGGACCTAGTGGGTCGTCTGGTCTGCGGGGTCCTCGTCACGCACACGGGCACGGAGGCCGAGATCCGCGAGCTCGCGGCACCCCTGATCGCACTTCCGCACGAGAGCGAGGTCATCTCCGACATCCCCTACGCCGATCTCCAGTGCATGCTGGACGACCCCCCGGGGATGCGGAACTACTGGTCGGCCGAGTACCTGGGCGGCTTCCCCGACGACGCCGTCACCACCTTCTGCGAGCTGGCCGGCGCCATGCCCGTACCGACGGGGTCGCAGCACATCATGTTCCCGATGGGCGGCGCGGTCGCCCGCGGCCCGGACACCTCCGACGAGGTAGGCGACTACCCGGTGCCCTGGCGCACCTCGCCCTGGGCGGTGCACCCGTTCGGCGTCTGGGAGGACGCGTCCGACGACGACCGCACCCGCCGATGGGTCCGCGGGGTCCGCGGCGAGATGGAACCCTGGTCGGCCGGATCGGTCTATCTGAACTTCATCGGGTACGAGGGTCAGGAACGGGTCGTGGCGTCCTTCGGCGAGGAGAACTACCGGCGACTGGTCGCGGTCAAGGCCGCCTACGACCCGGACAACGTCTTCCGGCTCAATCACAACATCAAGCCGACGGCGTCACCCTCCGCTGTCGCTGCCTGAGCCCCTCCACCCTCACCACCGCCTGTCCCTGACCGGGCGGTGGGGCCCGGGTTGTACGGGAATGCCCCCGCCCGGGTAGCGTCCGAAGCCGATGGGGAAGACCCGTACGGACCGAGGAAGCAACGAGGCGGCACATCTGTGGAGACCCAAGGCGAGCCCCAGGGCGGCATCACCGTGCGACGGGCGCTTGAACTGCCCGGGCTGCGGTCCGGGCTGCCGGAGATCGTCGCTGGAGCGGAACGGCTCCAGCGCACCGTGCGCTGGGTACACACGGGCGAGGTCCCCAACATCGCCTCGCTCCTCAAGGGCGGTGAACTCCTGCTCACCACCGGCATCGGCATCGGCACCCGCCCCGCCGAACAGCGGGCCTTCGTGCGTCAACTGGCCGAACGCAGGATCGCCGCGCTCGTGGTGGAACTCGGCCCCCGCTTCAGCAGACTCCCCTCGGCGATCGTCGACACCGCACGCGCAGCCGGACTGCCCCTGGTCCAACTGCACCGGGAAGTCCCGTTCGTCACCGTCACCGAGGAGATCCACACCGAGATCGTCAACGGGCACTACGCCCTGCTGCGCCGCGCCGAAGAGGTGCACCGGCGCTGTACCGAAGTCCTCCTCGGCGGCGGCGGGGTCCCCCAGGTCCTGCGGATCCTCGCCGACTTCACCGCCAACCCCATCTTCCTGGAGACCCCGGACGGGCAGTTGCTCTACGCGGCCGGCCCCGGCACGGGGCCGAGCGGCGCGGACCCGCTCCAGGTCTGGGAAGGGGTGCGCGGTCAGCGGGCCGCCCGCGAGTCGCCGCCCGCCGGAACCGTCGTGGTGGACGTACCGGGCGGTGGGCAGGGCGCCGCTGCCGTACGCGCCCGACTGGTCCTGCCCGCCGTCGGGTCACCCCTGCTGACCGTGCACCGCATGGCCGCCGAACGGGCGGCCGGACTGCTTGCCGTCGTCCTGATGCAGGCCAAACAGGAGGAGGAGTTGGCCGCCCGCGGACGCGGCGACTTCCTCACCGACCTTGCGGAAGGGCGGATCTCCGCCGACGCGGCCCCGGCCCAGGCGAGGGTCCTCGGCTTCAAGCCCGGCGACAGCGCCCTGATGCCCGTCGTCATGCGCATGGCCTCGGACCTCGCACCGTCCGGCAACTGGGCACTGCTCGCCCGGGCGGTGCTGGAGGAACTGTCGGCGGTCGGGGTCCCCGTACTGCTCGGCGTACGCCCCATCGAAGGACGGGTCCCGCTGCTCGTGGCGCTGAGGACGCCGTCCGAACGGTCCCTCGTCGCCGACCGGGTGGCAACCGCCCTGCGAGCCGGTGTGGAACGGGCCGGTCTGGAGCGTGCGGGGGCACATCCGCCCGTCGTGGTCGTGGGCGTCGCCGGCGGCTGGGCCGCCGCCTCCGCCGGACTGCGCCACGCCGCCGAGACCGCGACCGCCGCACAGGGCCTCACCGACCGTCCCTGGTACGACGCCCGCCGCCTCGACACGGACCTGCTTCTGTGGCGACTGCGGGACCACCCCGACCTCGCTGCCTTCGTGGAACGCACCATCGGCCCCTTGCGGGACCATGACGCGACCTCGCGTCCGCCGCTGCTCCCCACCCTGGAGAGCTATCTGGCCCATGCGGGGCGCAAGGCCGAGACGGCGCGCGAACTGCATCTGAACCGTCAGACGCTCTACAACCGTCTGGCCCGCATCTCGGAGCTCCTGGGTACGGACCTGGACGACCCACAGACGGTCCTGGCGCTGGGGCTCGCCCTGCGGGCCCGTCGTCACGCGGGGTGACACGGCAGGATGGCCCCTGGCGCTGCCGCCCCCACCTTGCCGATGCCCGGCTCCATCGGCTCACCGGCGGGCAGCAGCTCCGGGCTCAGGAGAGCAACTCGTCGTACACGCTCAGCACCTGCGCCACCGTTTCGTCCTCCGTCTGCCAGGTCGACGCCTGCACCCGGCCCGCCCTGGCCAGTTCCCCGCGGCGCGTCGCATCCATCAACAGTCGGGTCACCGCGTCCGAAAGCGCCGGCGCATCGCCGTAGGGGATGAGTTCGGCGGCGGCACCCACGAGTTCGGGCACCCCACCGACCGCCGTGGCCACCAGGGGCACTCCCAGTCGCAGTGCCTCCTGGGCGAGGACGGAGCGAGCCTCCCATCGGCTGGGCAGCACGGCGATGTCCGCCGCTGCGAGGAGGTCGCTGATGTCGTCCCTGCGGCCCACCAGCCGAACGGGCAGGGCCTCCGCCTCGATGCGCTGCTGAAGGGGCTCCCGCTGCGGCCCCTCCCCCGCGATCACGACCAGGGGCACCGGGTCCAGGTCCTGCCAGAGACGGGCCGCGTCCAACAGCGTCTCGTATCCGCGATGGGGATCCAGACTGCCCACCGCCATGATCAACGGTCGGTCGGCGACCCCCAGC
Coding sequences within:
- a CDS encoding FAD-binding oxidoreductase yields the protein MAPQGVAETSLRSLRQQLTGEAIVPGDAGYDEARTVFNGMIDRHPAVIVQCHDPTDVSHAVRFGRNHDLAIAVRGGGHSVAGMAVNDGGLVIDLRHLHEVSVDPKALTARIGGGATMSQLDRATQPHRLATTGGRASTTGVGGFTLGGGSGWLERKFGLACDNLLAAEVVTADGRTVHTSADEHPELFWALHGGGGNFGVATSLTLALHPLPAFSMALLLFLPEDGPEAVRAFRDFVDTAPDSIGGAVIYLSGPPEPFVPEDLVGRLVCGVLVTHTGTEAEIRELAAPLIALPHESEVISDIPYADLQCMLDDPPGMRNYWSAEYLGGFPDDAVTTFCELAGAMPVPTGSQHIMFPMGGAVARGPDTSDEVGDYPVPWRTSPWAVHPFGVWEDASDDDRTRRWVRGVRGEMEPWSAGSVYLNFIGYEGQERVVASFGEENYRRLVAVKAAYDPDNVFRLNHNIKPTASPSAVAA
- a CDS encoding glycoside hydrolase family 15 protein, coding for MAGRIEDYALIGDMQTAALVCRDGTADWLCLPRFDSHAVFAGLLGTEEHGFWRLGPAHSKNEEPPAADRRRYRGDSLILESEWDTPRGTVRVIDFMPPRDGAPQLIRIVEGVSGRVKMRSALRMRFSYGRITPWVHKVDGRTVAVAGPDSVWLDTDMETYGEDLTTYSDFTVGPGERVAFTISWQPSHRTPPALPEPEASLTATADFWREWVEHCTYHGPYREAVVRSLITLKALTYAPTGGIVAAPTTSLPEEIGGVRNWDYRYTWLRDAAITLSSLLRTGYREEARAWREWLLRAVAGDPENLQIMYGIAGERELGEAELDWLPGYENSTPVRVGNGAAHQLQLDVYGEVTEALHLAHMTGLARNDYASLLQLKLIQYLEDHWTEPDEGIWEVRGPRRHFVHSKVMAWVAVDRTIKLIESGDADGPVERWRQLREDIHRDVCDKGYDPERNTFTQSYGSKELDASLLLIPQMGFLPPDDKRVIGTIEAIQRELSTEDGFVLRYPTAGADAGVDGLAGDEGAFLACSFWLADDLAMIGRVDEARKLFEKLLSLRNDLGLLAEEWDSKHQRQVGNFPQAFSHVPLIDTALRLTASGAYGG
- a CDS encoding NUDIX hydrolase encodes the protein MHSADSARSIEDIAEEWQVTATEVPFQGKKTSVRTDEVVMPDGSVVRRDYQVHPGSVAVLALDAEDRVVVLRQYRHPVRQRLWEIPAGLLDVPGENPLHAAQRELYEEAHIKAEQWWVLTDVYTTPGGCDEAVRIFLARDLSEAEGQRFEVSEEEADMELARVPLPELVHGALAGRLHNNCLVVGVLAVAAALSAGLDTLRPADAPWPARPFDA
- a CDS encoding CTP synthase, whose protein sequence is MPTRSLSSVTTKHIFVTGGVASSLGKGLTASSLGALLKARGLRVTMQKLDPYLNVDPGTMNPFQHGEVFVTNDGAETDLDIGHYERFLDVDLDGSANVTTGQVYSQVIAKERRGEYLGDTVQVIPHITNEIKHRIRRMATDDVDVVITEVGGTVGDIESLPFLETVRQVRHEVGRDNVFVVHISLLPYIGPSGELKTKPTQHSVAALRNIGIQPDAIVLRADREVPIAIKRKISLMCDVDEAAVIACPDAPSIYDIPKVIHTEGLDAYVVRKLDLPFRDVDWTTWADLLDRVHNPDHEVKIALVGKYIDLPDAYLSVTEALRAGGFANKARVKVKWVPSDECKTPAGAKGQLSDVDGICIPGGFGDRGVSGKVGAIQYARENKIPLLGLCLGLQCIVIEAARNLAEIPDANSTEFEPTTAHPVISTMEEQLAYVEGAGDLGGTMRLGLYPAKLAEGSIVREVYDDQPYVEERHRHRYEVNNAYRAELEKKAGIVFSGTSPDNKLVEYVEYPRETHPYLVATQAHPELRSRPTRPHPLFAGLVKAAVERQSGE
- a CDS encoding PucR family transcriptional regulator gives rise to the protein METQGEPQGGITVRRALELPGLRSGLPEIVAGAERLQRTVRWVHTGEVPNIASLLKGGELLLTTGIGIGTRPAEQRAFVRQLAERRIAALVVELGPRFSRLPSAIVDTARAAGLPLVQLHREVPFVTVTEEIHTEIVNGHYALLRRAEEVHRRCTEVLLGGGGVPQVLRILADFTANPIFLETPDGQLLYAAGPGTGPSGADPLQVWEGVRGQRAARESPPAGTVVVDVPGGGQGAAAVRARLVLPAVGSPLLTVHRMAAERAAGLLAVVLMQAKQEEELAARGRGDFLTDLAEGRISADAAPAQARVLGFKPGDSALMPVVMRMASDLAPSGNWALLARAVLEELSAVGVPVLLGVRPIEGRVPLLVALRTPSERSLVADRVATALRAGVERAGLERAGAHPPVVVVGVAGGWAAASAGLRHAAETATAAQGLTDRPWYDARRLDTDLLLWRLRDHPDLAAFVERTIGPLRDHDATSRPPLLPTLESYLAHAGRKAETARELHLNRQTLYNRLARISELLGTDLDDPQTVLALGLALRARRHAG
- a CDS encoding glycosyltransferase family 4 protein translates to MTQLRTVQVLGGGSAGSSAHVRSLAAGLVARGVQVTVCAPAELNHLYDFPGTGVHFASLPRRAAPTTVGTLREIFAEADLVHAHGLHAATRAALALHGRPVPLVVTWHTRGQHGGARGHVLRLMERKAARAAAVVLGTCSELVDRARHHGARDARLAPASLPAPRGCSCAAEGRARAELGVADRPLIMAVGSLDPHRGYETLLDAARLWQDLDPVPLVVIAGEGPQREPLQQRIEAEALPVRLVGRRDDISDLLAAADIAVLPSRWEARSVLAQEALRLGVPLVATAVGGVPELVGAAAELIPYGDAPALSDAVTRLLMDATRRGELARAGRVQASTWQTEDETVAQVLSVYDELLS